The following is a genomic window from Manihot esculenta cultivar AM560-2 chromosome 9, M.esculenta_v8, whole genome shotgun sequence.
AACCTGGATTTGTCGGTCAATCTTTATTACCAAAACCCATCAGAAAATCAAGTGTTCGCCATCTCTTAGTATTATTCGTGTTTCTCTGatcccttctctctctctctctctatatatatatatatggatgtATAGATTTGATAGGGGTTGCCATTTTTAAGCCTCTCAGGTTTTTCCCCCTTTGCTTGTTTCTCTGTGTGGTcctctttcttctcttctcttatcTGGAGGATGGAGCTTGCTTTGAGCCTAGGTGAAGATACCTCCAAGCCCTTCAAGTTTCTTGACCAAAACCCTAAACTATCAACTAAAGATCTAGGGTTTTGCATGGGATTAGGAACTGGATTCACTGCAACACCAAGATCCCATGATAAAGTAGTTGATTCTACCCTTCAAGCTgaggctgctgctgctgctgctgacaTAAGAGTCTCATCAGATCATCTTCCTGTTCAGCTTGATCTTTTACCTTTCTCTCCGGTTCCCCGTAGACAGCCCCCTCCTCAGATTCCCTTTCCATGGCTCTCAGATAACCGTATGTTGTCCTTTTTGGGTTTATCATTCTGTTTGTTTTCTAAGAATCCAAAAGAAAGAGCAATGAAAACTTTAACAGCTTTTCAGTTTCTCTTTCTCATTTTTCTCAGAAAGCAAgccccttttttttcttttgattttcaCGCAATTTTAAGATCTGGGTATTGCATGTTTGGCTTATTAATTAGCTTGTGGGTTCTTGTTGTTTCTTGACGTTACAGTGGCGTCTGAACGGGGTTCCACAGATGGATCCGGTAGGGGGTTCGATGTAAACCGGCTATCAGCGGAGGAGGCAGAAGAAGGGGCGGCGCTGTCATCTCCCAACAGTGCTATGTCGTCGTTTCAGATGGATTTCGGGATTAGGAGCAGCGTAGGTGGTAGATGCAATAAAAGAGATATGGAAGCTATTGAAGCCGAGAGAGCGAGTTCAAGAGCAAGTGATGATGAAGAGAACGGTTTGACTCGGAAGAAACTCAGACTTTCTAAGGAACAATCAGCTTTCCTGGAAGAAAGCTTCAAAGAACACAATACCCTCAATCCTGTAAGTCTTTTTCATCCATTTTTGGTCACTTAGAAAAAAATTTGCTTGCTTGCGTATAAGTTCTATAGCAATGAAGTGAGCTCAAAATGTGCAGAAACAAAAGCTTGCTTTAGCAAAGCAATTGAATCTTCGTCCTCGCCAAGTGGAAGTTTGGTTTCAGAACAGAAGAGCTAGGTATGCACAAGCTGCCTGCCTTTTCTTGGGACAtgaatattctttttttttgggTGATTTTTTGATAacccattttttattttttattaaattgtgtttttgttgttttttgaatttaaataggaCAAAGTTGAAGCAGACGGAGGTGGATTGTGAGTATTTAAAGAGATGCTGTGAGACACTGACAGAAGAGAACAGAAGGTTGCAGAAGGAATTGCAAGAATTAAGAGCTTTGAAAACTTCCCAACCTTTTTACATGCAACTTCCAGCTACTACTCTCACCATGTGCCCTTCTTGCGAGCGCGTGGCTACCTCCTCCGCCACCACCAATGACAACAAGAAAAACCCAGTGGCCACCGTAGCCGCCACCGTTACCATCCCTCTGACTACCACCACTAGCAACAAAAATTCTACACCATTATCACTAGCTAATAAGCCTAGATTATACCCTTTCGCTCAAGCTCAAGCTCACCAGGCTGCTTCATGACTCATGGCCAATGTGTAATTAGTAActagaaaagataaaaaaaaagatggaaAACAAAGAAAAGCAGAACTCCATCCTTATGTAAATATTTGGGGTGAAGCTTGAAggaattaatttcttttttaatttttatttatattgaatgGGGAGGAAGCAGTTGAAGAGTGATTGATGTGTTCTGTTGACTGATGACGAGGGATTGCATTAGATGAGATTTTGATAGAAAAATCTCAATTTTGTGGAACTAtgtaattaattagttttatatACAAAGAATATAGTTTGaagattttcttttataaattattttttgcaaataaatcaaatttaattatttttgtgaaattaagaaaattacaTATTTAGGATTTAAGCTTTCTTGACTAAAAATATCCAACAACATAATAATAGAAATTAGAAGTTGGAGTTGTTAACCACCATgatgaaaaatagaaaaaattaagtaatttacGCAAGGGAAATTAGCtggaaattaattaaaagaatgaTTTAGCCATAACCATGCAGCTTTggctgaaagaaaaaagaaatggtGTAGGTTGATTTATGTGATTTGTCTCAATCTGATGAAGCTGCAGCTAAAATGATTGTGTAGCAACCAATTCACATGACATCCTATGATGTTTGAGCAGTCATTTTCTAGGTTCCATGTCTGTCTAAATTGCCTACTTATTACAACTTCTGAAAATTTTTGTTGTCTTCCCAAATCTTGATGCATGCCTACTGACTTCTATCTTCTTATTATTATAGCAAAGGATCCTATATATTgatgaaattaatattttttgctaaataaaaattagtccaaaaaattattttaaatttcatgaaaatatttgtTCTCTTCTTATCATGATTGCTTTCATAATACAACACAGTTCCTTTACCAACCCAATTATTAATTtctaataattttctcttttccATCTACTTTACCTAAAAAGAACACAAGAATTGAATTCACATTGATCCAATACTCTCCAtgtcattcggtcggttcggttcaatatcgaatcgaaccgaataaatcaaaaaccgaaattttagtgtttatgaaaatcgaaccgaactgattttagtcagaaattgaatcgaaccaaaccggtctaattcggtttgatttgattcggtttgatcggtttcaatttttaataattttttttattttttacactttatttttaatattttaaaatttaattaaaatattttaattttaatataataaaaaatatataattatcactaatcggtttgattcgattttttttctgattaaaatcgaaataaccaaaatttctgaaattaaaaattaaatcgaaccgaaatgtataaaaaattaaactaaaattttaaatcaattcaattcaattaatttttttgatttgaaccgaatattgcTCGCCCCTACTCTCCATTATATCTTCTCTAGATGAATCAACCGAATTTTTATATGAGAGATAAActcaaaattcattaaaatttattatttagttaaatttttatataaaaaataaattcaaaatttactaaaattcattaaaattcacaacgtaaaatattattaatacgtAATTTTATCTCTAATTAAATCTGTCGCCAATTAAACGGATCGAATTGATAGGAAGCCTATGACTTCTCATAAGAAATTCAACTTTTCTAACGTAATaggaaaatagaaaattagtttttattattttaatatttattataatattattaattttttattaattttaatatttattataatatta
Proteins encoded in this region:
- the LOC110622391 gene encoding homeobox-leucine zipper protein HOX11, producing MELALSLGEDTSKPFKFLDQNPKLSTKDLGFCMGLGTGFTATPRSHDKVVDSTLQAEAAAAAADIRVSSDHLPVQLDLLPFSPVPRRQPPPQIPFPWLSDNLASERGSTDGSGRGFDVNRLSAEEAEEGAALSSPNSAMSSFQMDFGIRSSVGGRCNKRDMEAIEAERASSRASDDEENGLTRKKLRLSKEQSAFLEESFKEHNTLNPKQKLALAKQLNLRPRQVEVWFQNRRARTKLKQTEVDCEYLKRCCETLTEENRRLQKELQELRALKTSQPFYMQLPATTLTMCPSCERVATSSATTNDNKKNPVATVAATVTIPLTTTTSNKNSTPLSLANKPRLYPFAQAQAHQAAS